Below is a window of Buchnera aphidicola (Kurisakia onigurumii) DNA.
CTTTACAATCTGGAAATAGATATCAATTAGAAAATAATTTAAACGTTTCTTTAAACAAAAAAAATTTTTTTATAAAAAAAAATGATATAAATATAAAATTAGATTTAAAATTTTTACCAGATGTTTTTTTAAAAAAAAATAGTTTTAAAATAATTCCACATTATTTTTTATTTGATAGTAAAGAAATATTTCAATACTGTAAAAAAATTGATATTTGTAAAAAAAAATACGGAATAATGAATCATTTAGATGCAGAAAATTTAAAAATAAAAAATAATTCTATAATATATTTTTTTATTTTTAATAATATTTTTACGATTAAAATAAAAATTTCTCATTTTATGCAAAATAGATATATATCATTACCTTTAGGTAGTTCTGAATATCCTTTTTGTTTATCTGGTAAAGAAATTATTCTTTTCAAGGAGAATGAATGTGGATCTTTTATTAAATAAAATATCTGTTGTACATTTTTTACAATATTTTTTAAAATCATTAATTTTTTTTATTTGTATTGTTATTTCTGCATCTTTTATGAGTTTTTTAGAAAGAAGATTATTAGGATTATTTCAAAATAGATATGGACCTAATCGTGTAGGTATTTTTGGATTATTACAAGTTTTTGCTGACATGATAAAAATATTTTTTAAAGAGGATTGGATACCTTTATTTAGTCGAAAATATTTATTTTTTTTAGCTCCTATAATTTCATTTTCATCTTTACTTTTAGTATTTTCTATTATTCCAATTACTGCTCATTTATTAATTTCTAATTTTAGTATTGGAATATTGTTTTTTTTAATGATGGCAAGTTTATCTATTTATTCAATATTATTAGCAGGATGGTCTAGTAGGAACAAATATTCTCTTCTTGGTGCCATTAGAGCTTCTGCACAAACTTTAAGTTATGAAGTATTTTTAGGTTTATCATTAATGGGTGTAGTTGCAAAATCTGGATCTTTTAATATTTTGGATATTATATATGATCAAAAAGAATTATGGAATATTATACCACAATTTTTTGGTTTTTTAACTTTTTTTATTGCTTCTTTAGCATTATGTCATCGACATCCTTTTGATCAACCTGAATCAGAACAAGAACTTGCTGATGGATATCATATTGAATATTCAGGAATGAAATTTGGTTTATTTTTTATTGGAGAATATGTTTCTATTATAACAGCGTCATCTTTAATTGTTTCAATATTTTTTGGAGGTTTTCAAGGTCCTTTTTTTTCTCCTTTTATTTGGTTTAGTATAAAAGTTTTATTTTTTATTTTTTTATTCATTCTTATTAGAGCATCTCTTCCTAGACCTAAATATGATCAAGTAATTTTTTTTGGATGGGTGTTTTGTCTTCCTTTGACATTGATAAATTTATTTTTTACAGGTTTGTATATAGTTATAAAAAAATAATAATATGAGAGGTTATTGTATTTGAAAATCATAATAATAAAAATATTAAATATATTTTTTACTCAAATTCGTAGCATTGCTATGGTTGGATTAAATATTTTTTCTAAAAGAGAAACAAAAATGTATCCTGAAGAACCTATAAATTTACCTTCTCGTTATAGAGGTAGATTAATTTTAACTTTAGATCCAGATGGAGAAGAACGTTGTGTTGGATGTAACTTATGTTCTGTTGTTTGTCCTGTAGGTT
It encodes the following:
- the nuoH gene encoding NADH-quinone oxidoreductase subunit NuoH; protein product: MNVDLLLNKISVVHFLQYFLKSLIFFICIVISASFMSFLERRLLGLFQNRYGPNRVGIFGLLQVFADMIKIFFKEDWIPLFSRKYLFFLAPIISFSSLLLVFSIIPITAHLLISNFSIGILFFLMMASLSIYSILLAGWSSRNKYSLLGAIRASAQTLSYEVFLGLSLMGVVAKSGSFNILDIIYDQKELWNIIPQFFGFLTFFIASLALCHRHPFDQPESEQELADGYHIEYSGMKFGLFFIGEYVSIITASSLIVSIFFGGFQGPFFSPFIWFSIKVLFFIFLFILIRASLPRPKYDQVIFFGWVFCLPLTLINLFFTGLYIVIKK